From a region of the Phragmites australis chromosome 21, lpPhrAust1.1, whole genome shotgun sequence genome:
- the LOC133903561 gene encoding GDSL esterase/lipase EXL3-like, with the protein MASQRTVSRSLVVLMAAVVLLHRSRRVAAAAALSSSTTTNQARAPALFVLGDSIVDSGNNNAITTMVRCNFAPYGQDFPGHNATGRFSNGKVPGDILASRMGIKEYVPAYLGTQLSDFDLLTGVSFASGGCGFDPLTAELVSALTMDNQLDLFKEYKEKLNRVAGAQRAADIVSTSLYLVVTGTDDLANTYFTTPFRRDYDLESYIEFVVQCASDFTKKLYGLGARRVNIAGAPPIGCVPSQRTNAGGLERECVALYNQAAVVFNAALEKEIKRLNGSAELPGSVLKYIDLYTPLLDMIQRPDTYGFEVTNRGCCGTGVFEVTLTCNRYTAHPCKDPTKFLFWDTYHLTERGYNLLLSQIINRYGF; encoded by the exons ATGGCGAGCCAACGCACGGTGTCACGCTCTCTGGTTGTCCTCATGGCGGCGGTGGTGCTTCTGCATCGGTCTCGCCGcgttgcggcggcggcggcgctttcTTCGTCAACGACGACGAACCAGGCGCGGGCCCCGGCGCTGTTCGTGCTCGGGGACTCCATCGTGGACTCGGGCAACAACAACGCCATCACGACGATGGTGCGGTGCAACTTCGCGCCCTACGGCCAGGACTTCCCGGGTCACAACGCCACCGGCCGATTCAGCAACGGCAAGGTCCCCGGCGACATCCTCG CCTCCCGGATGGGCATAAAGGAGTACGTGCCGGCGTACCTCGGCACCCAGCTCAGCGACTTCGACCTGCTCACCGGCGTCAGCTTCGCCTCCGGCGGCTGCGGCTTCGACCCCCTCACCGCCGAGCTCGTG TCGGCGCTCACCATGGACAACCAGCTGGACCTGTTCAAGGAGTACAAGGAGAAGCTCAACCGCGTCGCCGGCGCACAGCGGGCCGCCGACATCGTGTCCACGAGCCTGTACCTGGTGGTCACCGGCACCGACGACCTCGCCAACACCTACTTCACGACGCCGTTCCGGAGGGACTACGACCTCGAGTCCTACATCGAGTTCGTCGTGCAGTGCGCCTCCGACTTCACCAAG AAGCTGTACGGGCTGGGCGCGCGGCGCGTGAACATCGCCGGCGCGCCGCCCATCGGGTGCGTGCCGTCGCAGCGGACCAACGCCGGCGGGCTCGAGAGGGAGTGCGTCGCGCTGTACAACCAGGCGGCCGTCGTGTTCAACGCGGCGCTCGAGAAGGAGATCAAGCGGCTCAACGGCAGCGCGGAGCTCCCGGGCTCGGTGCTCAAGTACATCGACCTCTACACACCGCTGCTCGACATGATCCAGCGCCCTGACACCTACG GATTCGAGGTGACGAACCGAGGGTGCTGCGGCACTGGGGTGTTCGAGGTCACGCTGACATGCAACCGGTACACGGCGCATCCCTGCAAAGACCCCACCAAGTTTCTGTTCTGGGACACCTACCACCTCACGGAGAGGGGCTACAATCTTCTCCTGTCGCAGATCATTAACCGATACGGGTTCTGA